A window from Polyangium spumosum encodes these proteins:
- a CDS encoding recombinase family protein produces MLAYRRVSTMEQMRSGTSLDAQDEEIRRYCRYARLPDPIDFEETESGGVESQEKREKIAALLKAVRPGDLVIVAKLDRFSRDIVFTISAVRDIIKRGARFLSLAERFDASTPEGETQMALWASIAQMERARIRERTEGNKKRLRALGKFVEGHPPFGYVRAKGVDIHDKPRRLEIDPVKGPIAREMFDMCLAGKGAPEISRHCQEKYPGVAAFATSWILLILKNRMYAGQLATTPVRPDKKRQMTQKPAEWVDAHEPIVPLQMWHAAQHALAGRRSYGRKPGAETKTANWLIRGLARCTLCGSAITCRPAGESNAHEGYYVCRKRYAPHLKNATREGCSDAPWNRKDNVDPHIEGLIVRHYKALERQLSKAPPASPHAPNFRAQRAKLVTARSNLVSMVSSGAWSMDVIRAEAARIERELAAIDAEERALSAEASADTVANRQGALGWLRAIGEQWPSMGVPARRAALAALIEGITIGPEGIAVEWSDAATMAVRYAEGRLPDLATLGDEDPRRPARPMLAGGAEHVRALPPGDA; encoded by the coding sequence GTGCTCGCCTATCGGCGCGTCTCCACCATGGAACAGATGCGATCCGGCACGTCCCTCGACGCGCAGGACGAGGAGATCCGGCGTTACTGCCGATATGCCCGCCTCCCCGATCCGATCGACTTCGAAGAGACGGAGTCGGGGGGCGTCGAGTCTCAGGAGAAACGCGAGAAGATCGCAGCCCTGCTAAAGGCTGTCCGCCCGGGGGATCTCGTGATCGTGGCGAAGCTCGATCGGTTCTCTCGCGATATCGTCTTCACGATCTCCGCCGTGCGGGACATCATCAAGCGCGGGGCGCGCTTCCTCTCCCTCGCCGAGCGTTTCGACGCCTCTACCCCCGAGGGGGAAACGCAAATGGCGCTGTGGGCATCCATCGCGCAAATGGAGCGGGCGCGCATTCGAGAGCGCACCGAAGGGAACAAGAAGCGGCTCCGCGCCCTGGGGAAGTTCGTCGAAGGGCATCCCCCGTTCGGGTACGTGCGCGCCAAGGGGGTAGATATCCACGATAAGCCCCGCCGATTGGAAATCGATCCCGTGAAGGGGCCGATTGCTCGGGAGATGTTCGACATGTGCCTCGCGGGCAAGGGTGCTCCCGAGATATCGCGCCATTGTCAGGAGAAGTATCCAGGGGTTGCTGCGTTCGCCACGAGCTGGATCCTGCTCATACTCAAAAACAGGATGTACGCGGGGCAGCTTGCGACCACGCCCGTCCGGCCGGATAAAAAGCGCCAGATGACGCAGAAGCCTGCGGAATGGGTCGACGCGCACGAGCCGATCGTTCCCCTGCAAATGTGGCATGCGGCGCAGCATGCGCTGGCGGGACGTCGCTCCTACGGGCGCAAGCCTGGCGCCGAGACGAAGACCGCGAACTGGCTGATCCGCGGGCTTGCCCGCTGCACGCTGTGCGGATCGGCGATCACGTGCAGACCCGCGGGCGAGAGCAACGCGCATGAAGGCTACTACGTGTGTCGGAAGCGCTATGCACCGCACTTGAAGAACGCGACGCGGGAGGGTTGCTCGGACGCTCCGTGGAATCGGAAGGACAACGTCGATCCCCATATCGAGGGGCTCATTGTGCGCCATTACAAGGCGTTGGAGAGGCAGCTATCGAAGGCGCCCCCCGCGTCGCCTCACGCGCCCAACTTCAGGGCGCAGCGGGCCAAGCTCGTCACGGCGCGGAGCAACCTCGTTTCCATGGTGTCTTCCGGCGCATGGTCCATGGACGTCATTCGCGCGGAAGCGGCGAGGATCGAGCGCGAGCTTGCGGCGATCGACGCGGAGGAGCGGGCGCTGTCCGCGGAAGCGTCGGCCGATACGGTCGCGAACCGTCAAGGGGCGCTGGGATGGCTTCGGGCGATTGGGGAGCAATGGCCGAGCATGGGTGTCCCAGCGCGGCGCGCGGCCCTCGCCGCGTTGATCGAGGGGATTACGATCGGCCCGGAGGGGATCGCCGTGGAATGGAGCGACGCGGCGACGATGGCGGTCCGGTATGCGGAAGGGCGCTTGCCCGATCTCGCCACGCTGGGTGACGAGGATCCGAGGCGTCCGGCTCGCCCGATGCTCGCGGGAGGCGCGGAACACGTGCGCGCGCTCCCGCCCGGCGACGCCTAG
- a CDS encoding tyrosine-type recombinase/integrase: MGVPVHVVQRMAGHKHLSTTQRYVHHLKEDLAEAARRIAKATEGRGNSGATEPGEPEQGRGDGRGDGGTSHDPRTAKGRGRKG, from the coding sequence ATGGGGGTGCCCGTGCACGTGGTCCAGCGCATGGCGGGGCACAAGCACCTGTCGACGACGCAGCGCTACGTGCACCACCTGAAGGAAGACCTCGCCGAGGCCGCCCGGAGGATCGCGAAGGCGACCGAGGGGCGGGGCAACAGCGGGGCAACGGAGCCCGGCGAGCCGGAGCAGGGGCGGGGCGACGGACGGGGCGATGGTGGGACATCGCACGATCCGAGGACGGCCAAGGGGCGAGGTCGGAAGGGGTGA
- a CDS encoding tyrosine-type recombinase/integrase — MPLPKGTSLFYRPSKKRWVLSYADPVRGQPQKVLPKEITRQRDAETWAAEWLRSENLRPDLALTQRREEGLSVAACAEKWLSLRAGDERVSPATLSGNRGALHNWILPRFGAKPMVSLEVPELRAFIRDIRGKRAASTVRNVYYTFCTLFADAMAEGWVTSPANILQHPGVQREVPELEAHGALRIPLEWAAALVSSPLITLDWRARYAVAFTSGARDGEIAGLRWSDVDLDGATPTFRIEQAVALIGKKAGVSFAQPRDPKTRQSKRTMPLHPAAREALLEWHTHWGELVGRTPTPKDFIFPGPNGEPARPRSAEQIREHLALLGLPIELRGQALDFKATRACFASWLSDAEVPEQVRKRLMGHALRDVTEKHYTARDLEQLARAVAKIELRWETVTTTTPTVPSPTASEVPRAPVFTSKTGTRPAPKRHHFRKPLATQKPLSDRASTASYAHKSDIQAQPVLERARIPKPKVAGPIPAGGANDFEGLARCPALPRGRLETRCPTVAPTPLGALADPGGSRAAPW, encoded by the coding sequence ATGCCCCTCCCGAAAGGCACCTCCCTCTTCTACCGCCCCTCCAAGAAACGCTGGGTTCTCAGCTACGCCGACCCCGTCCGCGGCCAGCCGCAGAAGGTCCTCCCGAAGGAGATCACCCGCCAACGCGACGCCGAAACCTGGGCGGCCGAATGGCTTCGCTCCGAGAACCTGCGCCCCGACCTCGCCCTCACGCAGCGCCGCGAGGAGGGCCTCAGCGTCGCCGCCTGCGCCGAAAAATGGCTCAGCCTGCGCGCCGGTGACGAGCGCGTCTCCCCCGCAACCCTGAGCGGCAACCGAGGGGCCCTCCACAACTGGATCCTTCCCCGGTTCGGCGCGAAGCCCATGGTCTCGCTGGAAGTGCCGGAGCTACGCGCATTCATCCGGGATATCCGTGGGAAGCGCGCGGCCTCGACGGTGCGCAACGTCTATTACACGTTCTGCACGCTCTTCGCCGATGCCATGGCCGAGGGCTGGGTGACGAGTCCAGCCAATATCCTGCAGCATCCGGGCGTCCAGCGTGAGGTGCCTGAGTTGGAGGCGCACGGCGCTCTCCGCATTCCGCTCGAATGGGCGGCGGCCCTTGTGAGTTCTCCGCTGATCACCCTCGATTGGCGCGCACGCTACGCCGTCGCATTCACGAGCGGCGCGCGCGATGGCGAGATCGCCGGATTGCGCTGGTCCGACGTCGACCTCGATGGCGCGACGCCGACGTTCCGGATCGAGCAGGCCGTTGCACTCATAGGGAAGAAGGCCGGGGTCAGCTTTGCACAGCCAAGGGACCCGAAAACCAGGCAGAGCAAGCGCACGATGCCGCTTCATCCCGCGGCCCGGGAAGCACTGCTCGAATGGCATACGCACTGGGGCGAACTCGTCGGTCGAACCCCGACGCCGAAAGACTTTATCTTCCCAGGCCCGAACGGTGAGCCCGCACGGCCCCGTAGCGCCGAGCAGATCCGTGAACACCTCGCCTTGCTGGGACTTCCCATCGAGCTCCGCGGCCAAGCGCTCGACTTCAAGGCAACCCGTGCCTGCTTCGCCTCGTGGCTGTCCGACGCAGAGGTCCCCGAGCAGGTCCGCAAGCGCCTCATGGGCCACGCGCTCCGCGACGTGACCGAGAAGCACTATACGGCGCGCGACCTCGAGCAGCTCGCCCGAGCGGTCGCGAAGATCGAGCTCCGGTGGGAGACGGTGACCACCACGACCCCTACGGTGCCCAGCCCGACTGCTTCAGAGGTGCCCCGCGCCCCCGTCTTCACATCGAAAACCGGCACAAGGCCGGCACCGAAAAGGCATCACTTCCGCAAACCGCTGGCGACGCAGAAACCGTTGTCCGATCGTGCTTCCACAGCTTCCTACGCACACAAAAGCGACATCCAGGCACAACCAGTTCTCGAGCGGGCGCGAATTCCTAAACCGAAGGTCGCAGGTCCGATTCCTGCCGGGGGTGCCAATGATTTCGAGGGGTTAGCGCGTTGCCCCGCGTTGCCCCGGGGCCGTCTGGAAACGCGTTGCCCCACTGTTGCCCCAACCCCCCTGGGTGCTCTCGCCGATCCCGGCGGGTCGCGAGCGGCTCCGTGGTGA
- a CDS encoding Kelch repeat-containing protein: MAPPGDSLHGARVVVPSRASGWARIEEQGGARIDFCMPDAGDMPLAEVDRLAVYPRALDGEFATSFYATHRDGLENYLFFRSRPQREEVRYLLNLSNVPGLRHVANTIEFLDAAGTPRLRIAPPSLFAFNATSESHSRERPRLRRHQAKFTLKGCRADVSPTPPWGRPVTPPCRTGVECTCEVVVRWDGEVIRYPALLDPKWSTTGSMGEARKLFAAAPLPDGRVLVAGGEQSGIDYLDSVEFYDPSSGTWSSGPALNHQRSQHTATVLASGNILVAGGEASGSKPTVAEVFDASINAWIPTAPLNVPRYNHAAVGLSDGRVLVVGGQSAFDSATLGSSETFDPATGSWTFGSDLQTPRYSHTATLLQSGDILVAGGRGSQATNTTEIRDDTMQWKMGPSLVNARWHHTANLLPDGRVLVTGGYGSGTLDTAEVLEHATMIWKPVGSMGHARGEHTASTLPNGRVLVVGGFTFTETTASIAQIFEGGPSGWVNVEGTQEPRLSHASVLVGDTVIIAGGYNETGHLSSTEVWKMSPLGAACAQAGECISGWCVDGSCCDAGCTAECLSCNSSATGLPDGQCAPRLVNPCSPYKCNASYECHSYCTANGGECEAQHICAPDQSCIPQFECDGEHSLIAPDGGVGHDCWPYRCVDTGQCLERCTSNADCAKGNACYLTGYLGTCFVQQDERPGTACACLAAGGASGWSGTRLFLIVLATWMVRRRSLAESNGT, from the coding sequence ATGGCCCCGCCGGGCGACAGCCTTCATGGCGCGCGCGTGGTGGTGCCATCGCGAGCGTCCGGCTGGGCTCGAATCGAAGAGCAGGGAGGCGCGCGCATCGATTTCTGCATGCCCGACGCTGGGGACATGCCGCTCGCCGAGGTTGACAGACTCGCGGTGTATCCACGCGCCCTGGACGGAGAATTCGCAACGTCTTTCTACGCGACTCATCGGGACGGCCTGGAGAACTACCTCTTCTTCCGATCGCGTCCGCAGCGCGAAGAGGTCCGGTATCTGCTCAACCTGTCGAACGTCCCCGGCTTGCGGCACGTGGCTAACACCATCGAATTCCTCGATGCAGCGGGCACGCCGCGCCTCCGGATCGCACCTCCGAGTTTGTTCGCCTTCAATGCGACCTCCGAGAGCCACTCCAGGGAACGTCCCCGACTCCGCCGCCACCAAGCGAAGTTCACGCTCAAGGGTTGCCGTGCCGATGTCTCCCCGACTCCTCCCTGGGGCCGCCCGGTTACGCCTCCTTGTAGGACGGGCGTCGAATGCACGTGTGAGGTCGTCGTTCGATGGGATGGAGAGGTCATACGATACCCGGCGCTGCTCGATCCCAAATGGTCGACGACGGGCTCCATGGGCGAGGCAAGGAAGCTCTTTGCTGCGGCTCCTCTGCCGGACGGCCGTGTCCTCGTGGCGGGCGGGGAGCAAAGCGGAATCGATTATCTCGATTCCGTCGAATTTTACGACCCATCCAGCGGCACCTGGAGTTCGGGCCCCGCACTCAATCACCAGCGCAGCCAGCACACCGCGACTGTCCTCGCAAGCGGCAACATCCTGGTGGCTGGGGGCGAAGCCTCCGGCAGCAAGCCCACGGTGGCCGAAGTTTTCGACGCGTCGATAAACGCATGGATCCCCACGGCCCCGCTGAACGTGCCACGCTACAACCATGCCGCCGTGGGGCTCTCGGACGGACGCGTTCTCGTCGTCGGAGGCCAGAGCGCGTTCGACTCCGCCACGCTCGGGAGTTCCGAGACGTTCGACCCTGCGACCGGATCCTGGACATTCGGCTCCGATCTCCAGACGCCAAGATATTCCCATACCGCGACGCTCCTCCAGAGCGGAGACATCCTCGTGGCGGGTGGACGAGGCTCGCAGGCAACAAATACGACCGAGATACGCGACGATACCATGCAATGGAAGATGGGGCCATCCCTTGTGAACGCGCGCTGGCACCACACTGCCAATCTCTTACCGGACGGCAGGGTGCTTGTCACGGGGGGTTATGGTTCGGGCACCTTGGATACCGCGGAGGTCCTGGAGCACGCCACCATGATCTGGAAGCCCGTCGGTAGCATGGGTCATGCACGAGGCGAGCACACCGCGTCGACGCTTCCGAACGGGCGTGTCCTCGTGGTCGGCGGATTCACGTTCACCGAGACGACGGCCTCGATTGCTCAAATCTTCGAGGGGGGACCATCAGGATGGGTGAACGTCGAAGGCACGCAGGAGCCCCGCCTCAGCCACGCCTCTGTCCTCGTGGGAGATACGGTCATCATCGCCGGCGGATACAACGAAACCGGGCATCTATCGAGCACGGAGGTATGGAAGATGTCCCCGCTCGGCGCTGCTTGCGCTCAGGCAGGCGAGTGCATTTCGGGATGGTGCGTCGATGGATCCTGTTGCGACGCGGGCTGCACGGCCGAATGCCTCTCGTGCAACTCGTCCGCCACTGGCCTCCCGGATGGCCAGTGCGCGCCGCGGCTCGTGAACCCTTGCTCTCCGTACAAGTGCAATGCCTCGTACGAATGTCATTCGTATTGTACGGCGAACGGCGGCGAGTGCGAGGCGCAGCATATTTGCGCACCCGACCAAAGCTGCATCCCTCAATTTGAGTGCGATGGTGAACACTCGCTCATCGCCCCAGACGGTGGCGTTGGCCACGACTGTTGGCCATATCGATGCGTGGACACGGGGCAATGTTTGGAGCGCTGCACGTCGAATGCGGATTGTGCCAAAGGCAACGCTTGCTACCTCACCGGTTACCTGGGCACCTGTTTCGTACAGCAAGACGAGCGCCCTGGTACAGCGTGCGCGTGCCTCGCGGCTGGAGGGGCAAGCGGTTGGAGTGGAACCCGGCTCTTTCTCATCGTGCTCGCGACATGGATGGTGCGTAGGCGTAGCTTGGCTGAATCCAATGGTACGTAG
- a CDS encoding Kelch repeat-containing protein, whose product MMLVSGGYQAGSTALSEVDGDEIVGEEVPGGSAFLASAELYEPTSRTWSATTPMLEPRSRHSATLLLDGRVLVTGGRAANEAALATAEVYENGQWAPTASMGVDRHLHTATLLADGRVLVAGGILGGSPTGPATDVVEVFDPSGNAGSGAWTPVGNMHRRRKYHDAVRLSDGRVLVTGGLESTAFAGEALSHSETFDPLAGSWSEVAHMHVPRYGHRATAVPGDRIIVTGGTNGKAASSSVEAYTPGSSPAGEWSLMPMMLDARQRHVALVLGDRLLVAGGFNQGVRLSSAEALLHDDQEGSWLGAGEMTTPRSAFEGVELADGVLLIGGYDGKTSLATAETFRVVPAGEPCVGSGQCTTALCAAGFCCNERCKGPCRACTAADKGGGEDGICEPVTYNPCKEYVCDPSGPCLVSCAIDSDCASGYGCTDGGQCVYNGIGTCDAGVLTRPDGTQELCARYACVPNRGCLETCETNRDCAAGNVCKAGIVNECVPLRAGVSEVPGCSCSLPAPCSASARWLIMLGVSYIALSMRRQRRAETGNELS is encoded by the coding sequence ATGATGCTCGTTTCGGGAGGTTATCAGGCAGGCTCCACGGCCCTCTCGGAGGTCGACGGCGACGAGATCGTTGGTGAAGAGGTGCCGGGGGGCAGCGCCTTCTTGGCGTCCGCGGAGCTCTACGAGCCAACGTCGAGGACGTGGAGCGCGACGACGCCCATGCTGGAGCCTCGGTCCCGCCATAGCGCGACGCTCCTCCTCGACGGGCGCGTCTTGGTGACAGGCGGGCGGGCGGCGAACGAAGCGGCGCTCGCGACGGCCGAGGTATACGAGAATGGTCAATGGGCCCCTACCGCATCGATGGGCGTCGATCGTCACTTGCATACCGCCACGCTGCTCGCGGACGGGCGGGTGCTCGTCGCTGGTGGCATTCTGGGCGGCAGCCCGACGGGCCCGGCCACCGACGTCGTGGAGGTTTTCGATCCGTCGGGCAACGCTGGCAGCGGCGCGTGGACTCCGGTGGGCAACATGCATAGACGGCGCAAATATCACGATGCGGTGCGTCTGTCGGACGGCCGTGTGCTCGTGACGGGCGGGCTCGAGTCGACGGCGTTCGCGGGGGAAGCGCTGAGCCATAGCGAGACGTTCGATCCGCTCGCCGGGTCGTGGTCGGAGGTGGCACACATGCACGTTCCACGGTACGGTCACCGCGCCACCGCCGTCCCCGGAGACCGCATCATCGTCACGGGTGGAACGAATGGCAAGGCTGCCTCGAGCAGCGTCGAAGCCTACACGCCCGGGTCGTCGCCCGCAGGCGAATGGTCCTTGATGCCCATGATGCTCGACGCGCGGCAGCGCCACGTGGCTCTGGTGCTCGGGGACCGTCTGCTCGTGGCTGGCGGATTCAATCAAGGTGTTCGGCTCTCCTCCGCGGAAGCGCTCCTCCATGACGATCAGGAGGGCTCCTGGCTCGGCGCGGGCGAAATGACGACCCCGCGCTCCGCGTTCGAGGGCGTGGAGCTCGCCGATGGCGTCCTCTTGATCGGTGGGTACGATGGGAAAACGTCTCTAGCGACTGCCGAGACGTTCCGGGTCGTCCCCGCGGGGGAGCCATGCGTCGGGTCGGGGCAATGCACGACAGCCCTCTGCGCAGCTGGATTCTGCTGCAACGAACGTTGCAAAGGACCATGCCGTGCTTGCACCGCTGCAGACAAGGGAGGCGGAGAGGATGGCATTTGCGAACCGGTCACCTACAACCCGTGCAAGGAGTACGTGTGCGACCCTTCCGGACCATGCTTGGTGTCCTGCGCGATCGATTCGGACTGCGCCAGCGGTTACGGTTGCACGGATGGGGGACAGTGCGTCTACAACGGCATTGGAACCTGCGATGCTGGCGTATTGACAAGGCCAGACGGGACGCAAGAGCTCTGCGCGCGCTACGCGTGCGTCCCAAATCGAGGTTGCCTGGAGACTTGCGAGACGAACCGGGACTGTGCTGCAGGTAACGTCTGCAAGGCCGGGATCGTCAATGAATGCGTTCCGCTCCGTGCCGGCGTTTCGGAGGTCCCCGGCTGCTCCTGCAGCCTCCCAGCACCATGCAGTGCCTCAGCGCGATGGCTCATCATGCTTGGTGTTTCATATATTGCGTTGTCGATGAGACGACAGAGACGAGCGGAGACGGGAAATGAGCTTTCATGA